In Actinoplanes derwentensis, the following proteins share a genomic window:
- a CDS encoding poly(ethylene terephthalate) hydrolase family protein produces the protein MPVPTRRRKASLLTVLCAAAAAVLATPAAPAVAANPYERGPAPTNASIEASRGTFAVASVTVARASVSTFGGGTIYYPTDTSVGTYGAIAISPGFTASQSSIAWLGPRIASQGFVVITIDTRSTLDQPDSRGTQLLGALDYLTATSSVRTRIDATRLGVMGHSMGGGGSLAAARTRPALQAAVPMTPWHGTKSWTTVRVPTLIIGAENDTVAPVSSHAEPFYTSLTAAPEKAYLEVNNATHSAPTEGGNVTVAKYALSWLKRFIDDDTRYDQFLCPAPSGSTIQEYRATCPHT, from the coding sequence ATGCCCGTTCCCACTCGCCGCCGCAAAGCCTCACTACTGACAGTGCTGTGCGCCGCGGCCGCCGCCGTCCTGGCGACCCCGGCGGCACCCGCCGTCGCGGCCAACCCGTACGAGCGCGGTCCCGCCCCCACCAACGCCAGCATCGAAGCGTCCCGCGGCACGTTCGCGGTCGCCTCGGTCACCGTCGCCCGGGCCAGCGTGTCCACATTCGGCGGCGGCACCATCTACTACCCGACCGACACCAGCGTCGGCACGTACGGCGCGATCGCCATCTCCCCCGGTTTCACCGCGTCCCAGTCCAGCATCGCCTGGCTCGGCCCGCGCATCGCCTCCCAGGGTTTCGTGGTCATCACCATCGACACCCGGAGCACCCTCGACCAGCCGGACAGCCGCGGCACCCAGCTGCTGGGCGCGCTGGACTACCTGACCGCAACCAGCTCGGTGCGCACCCGCATCGACGCCACCCGCCTCGGCGTGATGGGCCACTCGATGGGCGGCGGCGGCAGCCTCGCCGCGGCCCGCACCCGCCCGGCCCTGCAGGCCGCCGTCCCGATGACACCGTGGCACGGCACCAAGAGCTGGACCACGGTCCGGGTCCCCACCCTGATCATCGGCGCGGAGAACGACACGGTCGCCCCGGTGTCCTCCCACGCCGAACCGTTCTACACCAGCCTGACGGCCGCCCCGGAGAAGGCTTACCTCGAAGTCAACAACGCCACCCACTCGGCCCCGACCGAGGGCGGCAACGTGACCGTCGCCAAGTACGCCCTGTCCTGGCTGAAGCGCTTCATCGACGACGACACCCGGTACGACCAGTTCCTGTGCCCGGCCCCGAGCGGCTCCACCATCCAGGAATACCGGGCCACCTGCCCGCACACCTGA
- a CDS encoding DUF72 domain-containing protein, whose translation MWSLKSWQGRFIGSSERLRSYSGWCDAVEGNTTFYATPTRETVSNWAEQTSPDFRFVLKLPREATHVRQLSDISVLSEFFRAIEPLDDRVHALWIQLPGSFGPGDLPVLSRFLRGLPTPFRYAVEVRDPAFFRDPHALTETLAEHRAEWVPFDTTEFFRTPPTSDAEREAWLKKPRMPLRTTALTDRPIIRYLGRDDTGRTVEGWQRWVPIVAGWLREGRSPTFFVHTPDNADAPALCRRFHDEVRALVPALEPLPTPPSLEPEGPPTLW comes from the coding sequence ATGTGGAGTCTTAAGTCGTGGCAGGGCCGGTTCATCGGGTCGTCGGAACGGCTGAGGTCCTATTCCGGCTGGTGCGACGCCGTCGAGGGGAATACGACGTTCTATGCGACGCCGACCCGCGAAACGGTGTCGAACTGGGCCGAGCAGACGTCGCCGGACTTCCGGTTCGTGCTGAAACTGCCGCGCGAGGCCACCCACGTACGACAGTTGTCCGATATTTCGGTCCTGTCGGAGTTCTTTCGGGCGATCGAGCCGCTCGATGATCGCGTCCACGCCCTGTGGATTCAACTGCCGGGCTCCTTCGGACCCGGCGATCTCCCGGTTCTCTCCCGGTTCCTGCGCGGCCTGCCGACCCCTTTCCGGTACGCGGTGGAAGTCCGCGATCCAGCCTTCTTCCGCGATCCGCACGCATTGACCGAAACGCTTGCCGAGCATCGGGCGGAATGGGTTCCGTTCGACACCACGGAATTCTTCCGCACCCCGCCGACCAGCGACGCCGAACGCGAGGCGTGGCTGAAGAAGCCCCGGATGCCGTTGCGGACCACCGCTCTCACCGACCGGCCGATCATCCGCTACCTGGGGCGCGACGACACCGGCCGGACCGTCGAAGGCTGGCAGCGCTGGGTGCCGATCGTCGCCGGATGGCTGCGCGAAGGCCGGTCGCCGACGTTCTTCGTGCACACCCCGGACAACGCCGACGCCCCCGCACTCTGCCGGCGGTTCCACGACGAGGTGCGGGCGCTCGTGCCGGCCCTGGAGCCGCTGCCCACACCGCCGTCGCTGGAGCCGGAGGGCCCGCCGACGCTCTGGTGA
- a CDS encoding LacI family DNA-binding transcriptional regulator: MRLQPRNGRAPSVKDVAAAAGVSLGTVSNVLNRPAVVSTATRERVERAMADLGFVRNESARQLRAGTSRALAYVMLDGGNPFFHDVAEGIETAAEDADLSLFVCNSSGRSDREAKHIDRLVQQRVQGILITPVDPDAAHIAEIGQRGIPFVMVDRLSQDGGHCSVAVDDVLGGRIAVEHLIDRGHRRVAFVGGPPSIGQVRERLQGARAVWAEFGMPEEDLIHLPTEALTVSEGRSAGERLAGLPTRRRPTAAFCANDLLALGLLQHAVTAGLRVPDDLAIVGFDDIDFAAAAAVPLTSVRQPRQELGRTAARLVLDEATNPEHVHEQATFVPALVARASSGTVRR; the protein is encoded by the coding sequence TTGAGACTCCAGCCGCGCAACGGGCGGGCACCATCGGTCAAGGACGTCGCCGCGGCCGCGGGGGTCTCGCTCGGCACCGTCTCCAATGTCCTCAATCGGCCCGCCGTGGTCAGCACCGCCACCCGGGAACGGGTCGAGCGGGCCATGGCCGACCTCGGGTTCGTGCGCAACGAGTCGGCCCGGCAGTTGCGGGCGGGCACCAGCCGGGCGCTGGCGTACGTGATGCTCGACGGTGGCAACCCGTTCTTCCACGACGTCGCCGAAGGCATCGAGACCGCCGCTGAGGACGCCGACCTGTCACTGTTCGTGTGCAACAGCAGCGGGCGTTCGGACCGCGAGGCCAAGCACATCGACCGGCTCGTCCAGCAGCGCGTTCAGGGCATCCTGATCACCCCGGTCGACCCGGACGCCGCGCACATCGCCGAGATCGGTCAGCGTGGCATCCCGTTTGTCATGGTCGACCGGCTCAGCCAGGACGGCGGGCACTGTTCGGTCGCCGTCGACGACGTGCTCGGTGGGCGCATCGCCGTCGAGCATCTGATCGATCGCGGACACCGGCGGGTCGCGTTTGTCGGTGGGCCGCCCAGCATCGGGCAGGTTCGGGAGCGGCTCCAGGGTGCGCGGGCCGTGTGGGCCGAGTTCGGCATGCCCGAGGAGGACCTGATCCACCTGCCGACCGAGGCGCTCACCGTCAGTGAGGGGCGATCGGCGGGGGAGCGGCTGGCGGGGCTGCCCACCCGGCGCCGGCCGACGGCCGCGTTCTGCGCCAACGACCTGCTCGCTCTCGGCCTGTTGCAGCACGCGGTCACCGCGGGACTGCGGGTTCCGGACGACCTGGCGATCGTCGGATTCGACGACATCGATTTCGCGGCGGCGGCGGCGGTTCCGCTCACTTCGGTGCGTCAGCCGAGGCAGGAATTGGGGCGTACGGCGGCCCGTCTCGTCCTCGACGAGGCCACCAATCCGGAACACGTCCACGAACAGGCGACATTCGTGCCGGCGCTGGTGGCGCGGGCGTCGTCGGGTACTGTGCGGCGCTGA
- a CDS encoding GNAT family N-acetyltransferase, whose protein sequence is MTLLRTAVPADLEAILDVQQEGSIRSLSHIFPQDRHPFPRAELAERWSEEITDPAVRVLVILRHGEVAGFAALKDDQLLHLGTSVESWGSGLASAAHAEILALLPENPRLWVFTGNHRARRFYAKHGWEPTGRTRPTAFEPHPELLEYRWVQSSQDAT, encoded by the coding sequence ATGACCCTGCTGCGCACTGCCGTACCAGCCGATCTCGAAGCCATTCTCGACGTGCAACAGGAAGGTTCGATCCGGTCCCTTTCGCACATCTTCCCGCAGGACCGGCACCCGTTCCCCCGTGCCGAACTGGCCGAACGCTGGTCCGAGGAGATCACCGACCCGGCCGTTCGCGTCCTCGTCATCCTCCGGCACGGCGAAGTCGCCGGATTCGCCGCGCTGAAGGACGATCAACTGCTTCACCTGGGTACGTCGGTGGAAAGCTGGGGTTCCGGCCTGGCCTCCGCCGCACATGCCGAGATCCTGGCACTGCTGCCGGAGAATCCCCGGCTGTGGGTGTTCACCGGCAACCATCGGGCCCGCCGCTTCTATGCCAAGCACGGCTGGGAACCGACCGGCCGAACCCGGCCGACCGCTTTCGAACCGCATCCGGAGCTGCTGGAATACCGATGGGTTCAGTCTTC